A single Triticum dicoccoides isolate Atlit2015 ecotype Zavitan chromosome 2A, WEW_v2.0, whole genome shotgun sequence DNA region contains:
- the LOC119354332 gene encoding autophagy-related protein 8A-like: MAKTCFKTEHPLERRKAESARIREKYADRIPVIVEKADKSDVPEIDKKKYLVPADLTVGQFVYVVRKRIKLSPEKAIFVFVNSTLPPTASLMSAIYEENKDEDGFLYMTYSGENTFGSA; the protein is encoded by the exons ATGGCCAAGACTTGCTTCAAGACCGAGCACCCCCTGG AAAGGAGGAAAGCTGAATCTGCTAGGATCCGTGAGAAGTACGCTGACAGAATTCCG GTGATCGTTGAGAAGGCTGATAAGTCTGATGTCCCGGAAATTGATAAGAAGAA GTATCTTGTCCCGGCCGACCTCACTGTTGGCCAGTTTGTCTACGTGGTGCGGAAGAGGATCAAGCTGAGCCCAGAAAAGGCCATCTTCGTCTTTGTGAATAGCACCTTGCCACCGACTG CTTCGTTGATGTCAGCCATCTATGAAGAAAACAAGGACGAGGACGGCTTCCTGTACATGACTTACAGTGGCGAGAACACTTTCGGCTCTGCCTAA